The Sinomonas sp. P10A9 genome contains the following window.
GCCCTGCCGGCGTGTGATGAGGCGCCTCAGGCCCTTGGCCTGGGAGGCGTCCTCCTCGATGAAGGAGATCGTGTCGACCTCGATGTCCGGGTCCTTGCCGACGCGGTTGGGGTTCGCATGGTGGCGGCTGTGCTTGGAGTCCCACCACGAGTAGCTCATGCCGACGACGGCTGCGAGCCCGCGGGCGAGCCTGTCATTGGCTGGCCCGGACGCCAGGATCTGGCGGTGGGCGGCCTCATGAGCGAGAAATGCGATCTGAGTGAAGACGATCCCCAAGCCAGCGGCGATGAGGAGCTGGAACCAGCTGTGCCCCAGCAGGATTGAGCCGGTGAGGCCTGCTCCGAGGAGTACCACGAGTGCCGCTCCCACGAGGGAGTAGAACCACGGCGTGCGCCGAAGGAGCCCAGTCTCGCGGACAACCTGCGAAACCTGGAGATACGCCCGGGTCAGGGGCGGGAACGTGTCCGTGCCCGCGTGCGCCTTGGGGCTGCGCGGGGCCTGGACTGTGGGGCTGGACACCGTCGAGATCAGAGCACCTTCTATGGGGTTAGCGCTCAGTTCAGCGCAGTGGGTGAACAGCAGGAGTTGAGCCCGTGGGCGGGCCGCAGAAGCGGCCCGCCCACGAGATGCCTCAAAATCAGAGAGGGCGGATGTTCACGGCCTGCGGACCCTTGGGGCCCTGCTCGGCGTCGAACTCCACCTGCTGGCCCTCTTCGAGGGAGCGGTAGCCGTTGGAGACGATCGCGCTGTAGTGCGCGAAGACGTCGGGGTTGCCGTTATCGGGCGCGATGAATCCAAAGCCCTTCTCGGAGTTGAACCATTTCACGGTGCCAGTGGCCATTCTTGTTTTTCCTTTTGTGCATCCGGCCGTTGACGGCCGGTCATAAGCCGCGGCGACGGCGCCGACGCGGACAATGGGGGGTGAGTGAGTCAGATGAGAGTCAGTGGGTGCGTCCTCCGGCCGAGTGGCCGTGCGCAGCAGATGTGGAGATATGCTCTGAAGAATTTGAGCCGCAGAGAGAAGGCGTTCGAGGCCTTAGGCCAAACCACCATTCTTGGGAGGCGGCGTTCTTGACTAGTCTACACGGTCGATCGTGCGCCGAAGACTCGCCCCTGACTGACACATCATCCACCTACGCGAACCGAGTGGGCCTGCCTACTGGTTCTTGATGAAGTCCGCCCAGTCGCGGACGAACTGTGCGCGTGCCTCGGCGGCCCGTTGCTGCTCGAGGGCGTGCAGGCGACCGAAGCTGAACGCACTGTCGCCGTCGTCGTGCGCCTGCGCCGCGAGATCGAGGAGATGGGCGCGGCTCACCACCGAGTCCTGGACCGTCCCGAGGGTCTCCTGGATCCGCTCCGCGGATTTGGCCAGCCGGGAGGCCCGCTTGCCCAGCACCGGGGTCGCGGCCTCTGCCGCGTAGCGCAGGCGCTTGGCGCTCTTGCGCACCTCGTGGAGCGCGGCATCGACCGCTTCCTCACCAGCCGCCTCGCCCGAGGAGTCGGCATCATCGGCGTCCTCCGCTGCGCGTACGGCCTCCTTCAGTCGCTCGATGTCCTTGGCGATGTGGCGCGCCACCGTCTTGCTGGCCTTCTGGTGCGCGCGGTCGGTCAGAGGCGGGTCGGCAACGAAAGCGTCGAGCGAGTCGAGTAGGTGGAAGTACCGTTCGCTGTCCATGGCGGCCAGACCGACGTCGTGCGCCTGCCGGTAGCGGGAGTCCGACTCCTCCTGGATACGCTGCGCGACCGGACCCACGAGCAGTTCGGGCAGCTCGCCCGCAGCGAGGGCGGTGAGGCGCTCGCGCATGACCTCGACGTCGCGCGCCTGGCCCACCGTGCCTGCGAGCCACTGCAGCTCCGCACGGAGGCGGTCTGCGGTAGGGGCGTCCACGAGCTTCTTGAACGTTGCGAGCGCCGAGCGCATGCGGCGCGCGCTGACCCTGAGCTGGTGGACGGCGTCCTCGGCATCGAGGCGCACGCCGGGGTCCACGGTCTTGAGCGCGTCGACGTGCCGCTGCAGGTACGTCAGAAGCACGACGCCGGCCTGCCCCTTGCGCTTCGGGGCCGCCGCGGGCTTCGGCTTCTGCGGGAGGGAGGGGCCGAGGGCGCGGGCCAGCTTCGACGCGAGCTCTGCCGGGTGCACGCCGTTGGAAGCGAGCATCTCGTCGGCCGCGGTGAGCAGGTCCGGGGTGCCGTCGACGAGTTCGATCTCCCACTCGCGCCACCGCTGCTGCTGCCCGATGCCGGGAGGCGCCTGGGACTCGACGCGGTCGTCGCTGAACTCGGCGAGCACCTCTCCGCCCGCCGTGAGCAGAGGGGAGGCGGTGCGTCGCGTCGTCAGTTGGGCGACCGGCACGAGTTCTGCGGCCCGAACGTGGACGGCGACGAGCCGGCGGAGCCGCTCGGGCACTGCCTTGCTGTCGACGCCCAGCGGCTCCCTGATCTCGCGGCGCGCGGCGCCCTCGGGCAGCTTGAGGTGCCAGCCCGCGTCCGAGCCTCCGGTGCGGTGGCGCAGCGTGATTCCGTGCGTCGCGAGGGTGAAGTCGTGGGTGTCGAAGTAGACGGCCACGAGGTGATGTGTGACCGGCGGTCCGACACGGTCCACGCCGGGGAGGCCTGCGAGGGGCTGTACGGCGGCGTCGTCGTCGACGTTGTACTTGCGTTCCACTTCGAGGATTTCCTGCGTGGCCATAGCTTCAGACTACGGGCGCCGTCTAGGGAACGCACCGGGCAAAGGACCCGGATTCCGGCATCCGCAGGGAAGGCTCTCGCCGGGAAACAGGTGGGCTCGTGGAACGTCGCGGGCTATGGCCGCGTTGCCCGCTGCGTTCCGCCAGCGCCGTGGCGAGGCTCGCGGGAGCGGGACTGCGAGGCCCGATCGAGCCGCAGCAGGGCGATTCCGACCGCCGCGAACCACACCCACAGCAGCGGCCCGTAGACCGCGTAGAGGGAGGCGACGGCGAAGCGCAGCGCCTCGCTTGCGAGACCCAGGGCGCCGGTTGCGAGCCCGAGCCAGCCGGTCCAGTGGGGGAGGACCCCACGGACCATCGGGAGGCAGATCAGGAGGACGCCGAGCGGCGTGAGGATCCCCGCGAGCGTGACGGTGTTGTTGCCGGCCACGAGCGCCTCCGCGGCCGCGACGAAGGCCGAGCGCGCGCCGTCGTCCGCCGCCGTGTACTGGTCGCTCAGCGTCACCAGCGCCAGCGTCCCGACGCTCGTGGTCGGCACCGCGAGGAGTGCGATCCAGGACCCCGCGCCGACCACGAAGCCGAGGACCGCAAGGCTCGGCCCCGCGGGCAGCAGCGCCAGGAGCAGGGCCGTGAACACGACGAGCCCGAACAGCGACGGCACGAGCCACAGCAGCTGCTGGGCGATGTACGAGGCCTTGTGGTCCGCGATGAAGTGCAGGGTCGCCTCGCCGCCCGAGACCGGCGGCGGGTTGACAAAGTAGAGCGCGAGCGCCGCGACCCCGAAGGCGACGAACAGGAGCGCCGCGACCCCGGCGGTCCGGTACAGCGGGACCCAGGCGCGCGCGGTGAGCCCGGGGAGCAGTGTCATGCCTCGATGTTAGGCATCCCGCCCCATGGGGGCCTTGGGCACAAGGGCCCGCCGTCACCGGACGGGGACTTCCGCCGCCCGCCGGGTCATCAGTCCGTTGGCGCGGGGCTCTCGGCGTTCCGCTTGAGCACGCGCAGCATCCTGGCCTGCATGATCCATACGATCGGGGGGAAGAGCACGTCGGAGAGGAGGGGGCTGACCCATCGTGGCCGGAAGGCCTGGTACCCGCCGATGACGAGCCGGGTCTCGCCGTCCTGCAGCTCGTTCAGGAGGAACCCCCAGAGCCCTTCCGTGTAGGCCGCCGGCCGCGGCTTGGCCGGGTCGAGGGGCCGGCCGCGCAGGTCGCTGAGCCCATGGAGACCGAGGAACCGGTTCGCCTCGAGGACCGCCACCGTCCAGGCGTCGACGGCGCCGTCGCGGCCCGTCCAGTACTTCACGGTGTCGCCGACGGCGAGGGCCTGCCATTCTGGATGGATGCTTCTGGCGCTCGGGTGGCCGCCGTTGTCCAGACGGTCCCACGAGTACCACCCGCCGCGGTCGCCGCCGAGCTGCACGAGCCACGGCCAGACCTTCTCCGGCGGAGCATTGATCGTCACGGCCATGGTCGCTCCGCGCTCGCCGTCGGGGACCACCTCGGCACCCGGGTAAGGGCCTGTGATCTCCTCGCGGGTCGCGCCCCAGTTCTTGAGCCGAGGCCGGATGGCCGTCCAGTATACGAGGGCCGCAGCGGCGCCCGCGCCCACGGCCGTCACGCGCTTCTTCATGTCTCGAGTCTGCGGCTCCCCGCCGCATTCGGACAGGGGCGGCGCACGAGGCGGCGAACGACGCCGGGTGCGCCCCGCCGTCGTCCGCCGTCACGTGCCGGGCGCGCTGAGACCCGCGGCGAAGTCCTCGGCGAAGCGCCGCACGCCGTCCCACTCGGTGTAGACGTAGTCGCGCGACGTGTCGGTGCCGAGGGTGCCGAGGGTGCCGGGTTTGCCCGCCGCGATCCGCTTCATCATGAGGCGCTTGACGAAGCCGTACTGCGTGAAGAGCAGCGCGCCGGCGAACAGGGCCACCTTGGCCGGCCGCCAGCCGGTCTGCTCCTCGAACTCGTCGACGTACTTCTCGGCCTCGCCGGTGGCGCTGTGTGCGTCGAGGCTCACGGAGAAGAAGGCCGAGGGGCGCGAGGTGAGCGTGCCGCGGTTCTTCTCGACGAAGTCGACGACGCGCTTGTCGTGCTTGCCGACGTGGATGGAGCCGCCGACGATTACGCCGTCGTAGGCGTCCGGGGCCTCGTCCTGTGAATCCCTGAGGTCGAGCATCGTGGCGTCCAGGCCGCGGCTGCGGAGGGAGTCCGCGATGACGTCCGCGATCTTCTCGGTCTGCCCCTCGGTCGTTCCATAGGCGATGAGGACCTTCTTCATGTCGGCTCCCTTCCGTTGCGTCAATGCTTCCGCGCGCGGGTGCACGGCGCCAGTTGCGAAGGTCCCGGTCCCGACTTCAGAACGCGTATACCCCGGGCCCTTGTGCTCTCGTGCTGTTCGCCTCCGGCTGCTTAGGTTTCCTGCATGGAGAGGCAGGACCCGCGGCGGGACTCGGAGCAGCTGCCCGATGGGCCCGACTACATTCCGCCCCCATACCCCTACGACAACCAGCCTCAGTACCCCTACCTGCGGCCTCGTGGCGATGGGTACGCGACGCCGCCCGCGCCGTTTCCGCGGCGCCAGCCCACGGAGGCGGGCCAGCGCTTCGCGACACGCCTCGCTGTCGGTTTCGTCATCGCGACGGCGGCGATCCAGCTCCTCATCGGGGTGGGCACCTTCTCCCTTCAGATGGATTACTACAACTCGGACGATCTGCGGCGCGAGTTCGACGTGGGTGCGATGCCAGGCGAATCCTTCGAGGACTTCCGGGCGTCCGTCTTGATCCTCACCGAGGCTTTCGTTGGTGTCGCAGCACTAGGTGCGGTCGCGCTCATGGTCGCGTCGGTGAACATACTGAACAGGCGGCGATGGGCGCGGGTGCTGGCCATCTGGGCGCTGGCGCTGGGCATCAGCACGGTCGCGCTCGGCCTCTATAACCTTCCCATCGTGTTGATCGCCGTGCCCGCGATCGTCCTGCTGCTGCGCAGACCGGTGACGATGTACCTGAATGGTCCCTAGGGCAGGCTGCCGGTCGATGGCGGCGGCGCCACGGGAGGGGACCGCGTGCGCCGCTCGCCTCCGCACAGTTGACGTCAAGGAATGCCCACCGCGCAGGGGGCATTTCGAGGCTGAGGTGAACTCGGCGGGAAGCTTGGACCAACTGTGCACGGATCTGCCCCCGCACCCTCGACGCCTTCGTAGCCTTGAACGGTGCGCTCACCCAAGACCCCTCGAAGCCTCCTCGCCGTCGGCCTCGCGGCCGTCGTCTCAGCCTCTCTCCTCGGTCCGGCGGGTCCGACCCAGGCTTCCCAGACGAAGCCCGCGTCGGTTCCGTCCGCCCACCTTGACCTCGGCGCCCAGGACCTACCGGAGACCCGGACCGAGAAGACCCTCGCCCCAGGGGTCACGCTGACGCAGATCCATCGCGGCGCCGCGGACAGCTCGCTGTTCTGGACGGCGGAGGTCGCGATCCCCTCCGGCTCACCCGATCCCGACGCGCCGAAATCGGCGCTTTCGAGCCAGTCGGCCGCGGAGGCGGTCGCCGCCAAGCTCGCGACGGCGGGTGTGGTCGCACGCGTTGAGCAGGTGGTTTCGCCGCAGCTGGCCGACGCGGGAGGCCTTCTGGGCTACCGGGTCCGTGCCGGACACTTCACCGTGAAGGCCGATGGCTCCGCCCTGATCGCCCAGATCAAGGCGGCCGGCTACTCCTCGTCGGTCATCTACACCGGCTGGGACGGCGACGCCGGAACTATCGGCCAGACGCGCGGCCCGTGGAACCTGGATGTCATCACGATCGACCCGAAGCAGTACCACGGCGAGCTTTCTGCATCCTTCGGTCCGGACCTGGAGGCGCCCGAGACCACGAGTCAGCTCGCTGCGGCCCAATACGCGGTCGCGGGCGTCAACGCCGGCTTCTTCGTCTTCGACCCGACTGCCGGCGCCCCAGGGGACCCGGCAGGCGTGGGCGTCTACGGCGGCAAGACCCTTCGCGAGCCCGTTGGCGATCGCCCCGGCCTGATCCTCGATGGTGCAGCCAACCGCACGAGCATCCAGCGCCTCACCTGGGCCGGCTCCCTGTCGGCGGACGGCGCGAACGTGCCCCTGACGGGCATCAACCGCGCCCCCGGCTTGATCCGCAACTGCGGCGAGAAGGGCGACCAGCCCACCGAGCTGCCCCAGCAGGACGTCACCTGCACCAACCCGGATGAGCTCGTGGCCTTCACCCCCGAGTTCGGGGCCAAGTCACCCACGGGCGCAGGGCTCGAGGCAGTCCTCGACAGCCACGGCACCGTCACCTCCGTCACAGACTCCCGCGGAACCGCGGTCCCGGCCGGTGGCCACACCGTCCAGGCCACCGGCACCGGCATCGCGCAGCTGCGCGGCGTCGCCCACATCGGGCAGAAGCTGAGGGTCAACGTCGACACCGTCGGCGAGGACGGCAAGAGGCTGCCGACCACGAAGGACACGAGCGTCGTCAATGGCGGTCCCATGCTCGTGAAGGACGGCAAGGAGGACGTGACCGCCCGCCAGGACGGCATGGTCCACCAGAACGACTCCAACAGCTTCTACTACGGTTGGGTCCACAAGCGGAACCCGCGCACCTTCGCTGGAACTGACGCCCAGGGTCGCACGATGCTGGTTACTGCAGACGGCCGCTCGACCAGTTCGCTCGGGCTGAGCCTGAAGGAGGAGGCCGGCGTCGCCCAGTCCCTTGGCATGATCCAGGCGATGAACCTCGACGGCGGCGGCTCCACGACTGCCGTTGCCCAGGGTGCGGTGGTCAACACCCCGTCAGGAACGTCGGAGCGGCCCGTCGGCGACGCGATCCTCGTCCTGCCCACCCGCACAGACTCAGAGGCCGCGCGGCGTCCCTGACGCCTCTCTCGGGCGGACGACGGCGGGTGGGCACTCGCTATCGTCCGCCTGCTGCCGGGATTACTCGTCGTCGCCCTCGGCGAGGTGCAGCGAGGCGGCCTGGAGGATGCCCTCGATGCTCGCGGCGGGGACGTCCTGCCGGTAGGCATCGGCGACGCTCTTGAACCCGATGGCCATCCCGAGGACGAGGCGCGTGTAGTCCGGCGCCATGGCCTCGATGACCTGCCGGACCACCTGGGGCAGCACCTTCTGGAGCACAGCGGCCTGCTCCGGGGAGCCACCCGCGAACGACACCGACACCGTGTCGTCCACCCGGGCCAGAGTCTTCAGCGACTCCTTGAACATCGCCGTTGCGGTCGGGTCGTCCGGCTCCCAAGAGAGGGCGGCGGTCAGAATCCCTATGCCGCGCTGGATCATTTCCATGTCCTCGCTCATGGGTCCATCGTCCACCCGCTCGCGCGACGCGAGCCGAGCGGTGCGCGGGATCCAAACACGTTGGTCCCGGGCCATCATGGTCACGTAGCCGTCGTTGTTCCGTCACCCCACAACCAGGAGAGCACTTTGATCTACATCAGCGCGAAATTCCCCGTCAAGCCCGAGTACGCTGACGCGTGGCCTGAAATCGCCAAGGATTTCACGGAGGCTACCAACGCCGAGGACGGCTGCCTGTTCTTCGAATGGTCGCGTTCCCTCGCGGACCCGAGCACGTACGTGCTGCTCGAGGCCTTCCGCGATGACGAGGCCGGCGGCGAGCACGTGAAGTCGGCGCATTTCAAGAAGGCCACCGAGGAATTGCCCGCTTACCTTTCCCGGACGCCGGACATCATCAACGTCAAGGTTGACGGCTGGTCCGAGTTGGGGGAGCTCGCCGTGAGGTGAGCGTCAACTGCGGGGAGCGGACGACGGCGGGTACGAGCCCGCCGTCGTCCGCCCGCCCCGTGTGCTCGGAGGCGCCCCTGCTAGCCTGTGCCGCGGCAAAGCAAGCCCTTCGACGGCTGGTTCGGCGGTTGCTCGGTGGCCGGGCACGCCGCCGGGTCGGCGAAGGACACCGAGGACACGCTCCGGTTCGCCGCCCTCACCGGCGTGCGCCCACTCTTCGAGACGTACCCCCTCGAGGAGGCCGCCGACGGCTTCGACCGCATGATGTCCGGCAAGGCGCGATTCCGGGTGGTGCTGACGGTGGAGTGACGGCGTCCGAAGCGTCCCGGCGGCCGGTGAGCCGGGGGACGCCTCGGAGCGTTTCGGTTACTCGATCGTGGTGAGGTCGCGTCTGCGGCCCTCCGTGAAACACCTACCGAACCGACCACTGCTGCTTGGATGCGAGGTCCATGGTTGTGATGCGCAGCCAGAGCCAGAGTCGCTTCTGTGGGTCCTCGAGATCGAGGTCGAAGTCCTTGGCGAGCCGCGTGATTCGATAGCGGACGGTGTTTTGGTGCACGTGTAGACGCGCCGCCATCGAGGAGATGCTTCCGTTTGACTCCATGTAGGTCCGTAGCGTGCCGAGGTAGTCGGTCTGCTGTTCGGCGTCGTACGCCTGGAGCTTGACGATGTCATCGAGGTCTGCGAGTCCGCTCGTATCGATGAATGCCCCTATCCTCAGGAGATTGAGCGGGACCAGATAGTCCTCGAAAAGCCCCACGGAAGGACTCGTATTTCCAGGGGTGTCGCCCTTGCCCGCCTGCTGGTGCAGCAAGTATTGCAGTGTCTGCAGCGCCTCTGACTTGGATTCTGGAAGGCCTTCCACTCTGGCCGCGACCCCGCCAACGGCAGCGATGAGCGTATAGGTGCTGATCGTGTGGGCGTACGCCGAGATTTCTTGGACCACCCGCCGATGAACGGCCCTCGAACTAGTCCCATCGAAGGGAAGGAGTGCGTAGACCACCGAATCAATGAGGGCGGTATGGCTGGTGCTGAACTGCACAGTGCAGACGGTGGTTACGAGGTGCAATAGCCGGTGGATTTCTCGTACCGATTCCAGGCTCCCGGATTCGGGCCGGACGATGGAAAAGGCGGCGACGGCGAGCCCACCGGAGGATTCGAGTCCCAGTTGGGCGGCGGCAAAGGGAGCATGTCCTGGGTCTTCCATGAGCGTTCGGATCAGGTCGGCGTTCCGGCGTTCCCCGAAATCGGACGCCGATCGTGCGTGGAGCATGTGCAGTCCGGCCAGTGGCGCAATCCTGTCGAGGGCTTCCAGGGCTGCACCTCGACCGTCTTCTCCCGGGTCGATGATCCAGATCGAGCCGAGCAACTCGCCGCCCGCCCTCACTGCAAGCGCGAGCCTGGCCATCCCATCATCTGCTGACGGGATGAACACCGCGCTCGCGGACGCGTAGACGACCTTGAAGTCTGCATCGAAGGCTGGCGGCCTGAGTTCCTGCAGGGAGAGCGTCGTCGCGCGGCGCAGCTCGTCGATGGGCTGTCCTGGCAGGGTCGAGTAGCCGAGGATTCTACCGAGCGGATCGACGATGCTCGCCGCCCCGTTGGTGATGGATGCGGCGGCGTTGGCGAAGGCGTAGAGGTCCCCGAGGCGGACGCCGGACACGGAATCCGCGGCGGCGCCCATCACTGATGCCCTGGCCAGTGCCACAAGCCGCGTCCAATCCGCGTTGTCTGGCGCGATGAGGACGGCGAGATCGTGGCTGACGGCGGCTGATCGAAGCTTCTCCAGAGGTGTCCCGTGGGCCTTGACGATCACTGCGGCAGCGTTGCTGTTCGCGGCCCGGTGAAGCATCTGGTCGAAATCCGGTGAACCGGACGAAAGCCCGACGGCGAGGATGATCCGGTCGTCGATGCTGGTCCATTCGTCCAGGGGGTCGTACATGAGCACGTCCAGCACCGGATGCCCCAGGTTGTCAGGGGTGGGATTCGCGTGGACCAGATCCGCCTGCATGAGTCGGATGCAGTCGGAGAGCCGCACGACGGCCGCGTTGAGACCGGGCGCCCCGCGGTCCTCGTCCTTCATGTCCATGGTTGGAAATTACCACAGCATGCAAGCGAATCTTATGGAGAAATCCACATATAGAAGGGGAGCGATCTACATCACGATGGAGGAGGGCGCCACACGAGAGATTCGCAGACTACGGAGGAACAGAGCATGAGATTCAAGGACATCAGGGCGCTTGCCTCGGTGCAGGGACCGGCCCGGTCCGTGTCTGAGCGCCTCTCCCGGCGGTGCCACAGCGTCGAGGATATGAGGAAGCTGGCCGCCAGGCGCCTTCCCGGGAGCGTGTTCGACTACATCGAGGGTGGCGGCGAGGACGAGGCCTCCCTGAAGCGCAACCGTTCGTCCTTTGAGGACTGGGCATTTCTCCCCAAATGGGGCTCGGTTGAACATCTTGACCTAAGCTCAACCCTTCTGGGCGGCGCGGTGTCGATGCCGCTGACGCTCTCACCGACCGGCGGCACCCGCCTGTTCCACCCGGACGGCGAGACCGCCGTCGCCCGGGCGGCCCTCGCGGCAGGCGTGCCCTACGGACTCGCCCACTTGAGCACCACGACGATGGAAGATGTCAGCGCCGCCACCCCGGGCCTTCGGCGGTGGTTCAACATCGAGCCCACCGCGGACAAAGGTTTACTCCAGGCCGTCCTCCACCGTGTGTCGAATGCCGGATACGAGGCACTGCTCGTCAACGTCGACTGCCGTGCCATTGGCCACCGGGAGCGCGACTACCGCAACGGATTCACCGCGCCGCCGTCGATCAAGCCCAAGACAGTCATGGAAGGGGCGCTGCACCCGCGGTGGGCGTTCGGATTCTTGGCCAACGATGCGATCGCCTTCCCCAACCTCGACGCAGACGTCCCCGATGGCCCCCTTTCGAGCACCCCTGACATGTGGCGGACGCTGCTGGCAGGATCCTACGAGCCGACGGACTGGGACGACATCCGGGACCTGAGGTCTCGCTGGAACGGTCCCATCATCCTCAAGGGCGTCGTCAATCCGAGGGACGCCATCATCGCGGCCGAGCTTGGTATCGACGCCATCCAGGTCAGCAACCACGGCGGCCGACAGCTTGACCACATGGCCTCCCCCCTGGACGTCCTTCCCGAAATCGCCGAGAAGACCGCGGGCCTGATTGAAGTCATCGTCGACGGCGGCATCCGTCGTGGGTCCGACGTCGTCAAGGCGATTGCGCTCGGCGCCGATGCCTGCTCCATCGGCCGCCCGTACCTCTACGGGCTCGCGGCGGCCGGCCAAGCCGGGGTGGCCCACGTTCTGAAGATGTTCGCGGCCGAAATGACCCGCACCATGATGCTCCTCGGAGTTTCCACGATCGAGGAACTCCGTGGAGAAGGCCGTGAGCTGATCCGGCACCGCAGCGAAGCGTTCCAAGCCATCACCCCGACCCCCGAGGCCCACATGGCCCATGCAGAAACGAGGTCCTCCC
Protein-coding sequences here:
- a CDS encoding CHAD domain-containing protein — its product is MATQEILEVERKYNVDDDAAVQPLAGLPGVDRVGPPVTHHLVAVYFDTHDFTLATHGITLRHRTGGSDAGWHLKLPEGAARREIREPLGVDSKAVPERLRRLVAVHVRAAELVPVAQLTTRRTASPLLTAGGEVLAEFSDDRVESQAPPGIGQQQRWREWEIELVDGTPDLLTAADEMLASNGVHPAELASKLARALGPSLPQKPKPAAAPKRKGQAGVVLLTYLQRHVDALKTVDPGVRLDAEDAVHQLRVSARRMRSALATFKKLVDAPTADRLRAELQWLAGTVGQARDVEVMRERLTALAAGELPELLVGPVAQRIQEESDSRYRQAHDVGLAAMDSERYFHLLDSLDAFVADPPLTDRAHQKASKTVARHIAKDIERLKEAVRAAEDADDADSSGEAAGEEAVDAALHEVRKSAKRLRYAAEAATPVLGKRASRLAKSAERIQETLGTVQDSVVSRAHLLDLAAQAHDDGDSAFSFGRLHALEQQRAAEARAQFVRDWADFIKNQ
- a CDS encoding cold-shock protein translates to MATGTVKWFNSEKGFGFIAPDNGNPDVFAHYSAIVSNGYRSLEEGQQVEFDAEQGPKGPQAVNIRPL
- a CDS encoding flavodoxin domain-containing protein, which translates into the protein MKKVLIAYGTTEGQTEKIADVIADSLRSRGLDATMLDLRDSQDEAPDAYDGVIVGGSIHVGKHDKRVVDFVEKNRGTLTSRPSAFFSVSLDAHSATGEAEKYVDEFEEQTGWRPAKVALFAGALLFTQYGFVKRLMMKRIAAGKPGTLGTLGTDTSRDYVYTEWDGVRRFAEDFAAGLSAPGT
- a CDS encoding phosphodiester glycosidase family protein — protein: MRSPKTPRSLLAVGLAAVVSASLLGPAGPTQASQTKPASVPSAHLDLGAQDLPETRTEKTLAPGVTLTQIHRGAADSSLFWTAEVAIPSGSPDPDAPKSALSSQSAAEAVAAKLATAGVVARVEQVVSPQLADAGGLLGYRVRAGHFTVKADGSALIAQIKAAGYSSSVIYTGWDGDAGTIGQTRGPWNLDVITIDPKQYHGELSASFGPDLEAPETTSQLAAAQYAVAGVNAGFFVFDPTAGAPGDPAGVGVYGGKTLREPVGDRPGLILDGAANRTSIQRLTWAGSLSADGANVPLTGINRAPGLIRNCGEKGDQPTELPQQDVTCTNPDELVAFTPEFGAKSPTGAGLEAVLDSHGTVTSVTDSRGTAVPAGGHTVQATGTGIAQLRGVAHIGQKLRVNVDTVGEDGKRLPTTKDTSVVNGGPMLVKDGKEDVTARQDGMVHQNDSNSFYYGWVHKRNPRTFAGTDAQGRTMLVTADGRSTSSLGLSLKEEAGVAQSLGMIQAMNLDGGGSTTAVAQGAVVNTPSGTSERPVGDAILVLPTRTDSEAARRP
- a CDS encoding PucR family transcriptional regulator encodes the protein MDMKDEDRGAPGLNAAVVRLSDCIRLMQADLVHANPTPDNLGHPVLDVLMYDPLDEWTSIDDRIILAVGLSSGSPDFDQMLHRAANSNAAAVIVKAHGTPLEKLRSAAVSHDLAVLIAPDNADWTRLVALARASVMGAAADSVSGVRLGDLYAFANAAASITNGAASIVDPLGRILGYSTLPGQPIDELRRATTLSLQELRPPAFDADFKVVYASASAVFIPSADDGMARLALAVRAGGELLGSIWIIDPGEDGRGAALEALDRIAPLAGLHMLHARSASDFGERRNADLIRTLMEDPGHAPFAAAQLGLESSGGLAVAAFSIVRPESGSLESVREIHRLLHLVTTVCTVQFSTSHTALIDSVVYALLPFDGTSSRAVHRRVVQEISAYAHTISTYTLIAAVGGVAARVEGLPESKSEALQTLQYLLHQQAGKGDTPGNTSPSVGLFEDYLVPLNLLRIGAFIDTSGLADLDDIVKLQAYDAEQQTDYLGTLRTYMESNGSISSMAARLHVHQNTVRYRITRLAKDFDLDLEDPQKRLWLWLRITTMDLASKQQWSVR
- a CDS encoding DUF4386 family protein, translated to MTLLPGLTARAWVPLYRTAGVAALLFVAFGVAALALYFVNPPPVSGGEATLHFIADHKASYIAQQLLWLVPSLFGLVVFTALLLALLPAGPSLAVLGFVVGAGSWIALLAVPTTSVGTLALVTLSDQYTAADDGARSAFVAAAEALVAGNNTVTLAGILTPLGVLLICLPMVRGVLPHWTGWLGLATGALGLASEALRFAVASLYAVYGPLLWVWFAAVGIALLRLDRASQSRSREPRHGAGGTQRATRP
- a CDS encoding putative quinol monooxygenase, with the translated sequence MIYISAKFPVKPEYADAWPEIAKDFTEATNAEDGCLFFEWSRSLADPSTYVLLEAFRDDEAGGEHVKSAHFKKATEELPAYLSRTPDIINVKVDGWSELGELAVR
- a CDS encoding alpha-hydroxy acid oxidase, coding for MRFKDIRALASVQGPARSVSERLSRRCHSVEDMRKLAARRLPGSVFDYIEGGGEDEASLKRNRSSFEDWAFLPKWGSVEHLDLSSTLLGGAVSMPLTLSPTGGTRLFHPDGETAVARAALAAGVPYGLAHLSTTTMEDVSAATPGLRRWFNIEPTADKGLLQAVLHRVSNAGYEALLVNVDCRAIGHRERDYRNGFTAPPSIKPKTVMEGALHPRWAFGFLANDAIAFPNLDADVPDGPLSSTPDMWRTLLAGSYEPTDWDDIRDLRSRWNGPIILKGVVNPRDAIIAAELGIDAIQVSNHGGRQLDHMASPLDVLPEIAEKTAGLIEVIVDGGIRRGSDVVKAIALGADACSIGRPYLYGLAAAGQAGVAHVLKMFAAEMTRTMMLLGVSTIEELRGEGRELIRHRSEAFQAITPTPEAHMAHAETRSSR